CCAGCACGGATTGGGGGCTGTCGCAACTGAGGAAACGGGTTTTTGACGTATTTTCCAGTGGAATCAAACCGTAAAAAGTGGTCGCCTGCCTGCCATTTTTACTCTCATGGATTGCCTGGTTAAACAATTGGTCGCCATAACGCTGATAGGCTTCATCGTAACTGATCTGGCTGCTGATATTGGCATCAAGGACAGCAACATGAAGACCTGGATAGTGGGTATTGTCGTCTATTTGACGATTCTCCACATAATAGGAGTGGCAATAAAAAGGCAATCCTAAAATCAGCTGATCGGCCGCCAATCCCTGAGAATAATAATGCTTGATTGCTTTATTACCCGATGTACTGGGATAGGGGTAAGTCGTGTCCTCTTGACGATCAGGTTCATAGAGCGCGGCCCCAAGCTCGGTACGCGGGCCAAATGTACCGTAATGATCATAGGCCATTATCGTCGTCCAGTTCACGTAGGTTTGCCATTCTTGGGCATTGGGGTAGTGGCGCCAATAAGCGCTGGTGGCCGGCACGGCATTACTGACACAGTAACCGTCATCCTGAAGAGCTTCATGCAACTGTTTAAGCAGGGTTGTTACCCCAGCGATTTCCTTTTCACTGGCCAATAACTCGTTTTCCCAATCGACATCGACACCATCCAGTTGGTATTGGTCAAGTATTTTTTTTAGTGAATGAACAAATACCCTGATTTGCTCGTCATTTTCTAAAAAGCGAAAGCCCTCGCGGTCGCCCCAGCCGCCGATGGCGAGCATGATGGGTAAATCGGGCCTCAACTGGCGTAACTGTTGGATGGTTTTAACATCTTGCGCATGAAGTCTAACCACCGTATTCCCGGCTTCGTCTCTGGCAAAACGTGCAAAGGCATAATTCACCAGGGTGACCTTATCCAATTGCTCGTTTAATTTGGCGATGTCCTTGTCTTGTAATCCCCAGGACGAGTCAGCGCCCAGATAGGCGATGACCCGCTGGTGTTTTTTTTGTTGCACAGCGCAGTACGGTGTCCATGCCAGGGCAACCGGAGTCGCCAGGCTCAGTATCAAGGCAGTCAGGGGCAGTCGGAAACTGGTCATCGCTCATTCTCAGTCATTTGCATGGAGCCGATTGTAGTTTTTTAGACCATGGATGGG
This Legionella sp. MW5194 DNA region includes the following protein-coding sequences:
- a CDS encoding glycoside hydrolase family 18 protein; translation: MTSFRLPLTALILSLATPVALAWTPYCAVQQKKHQRVIAYLGADSSWGLQDKDIAKLNEQLDKVTLVNYAFARFARDEAGNTVVRLHAQDVKTIQQLRQLRPDLPIMLAIGGWGDREGFRFLENDEQIRVFVHSLKKILDQYQLDGVDVDWENELLASEKEIAGVTTLLKQLHEALQDDGYCVSNAVPATSAYWRHYPNAQEWQTYVNWTTIMAYDHYGTFGPRTELGAALYEPDRQEDTTYPYPSTSGNKAIKHYYSQGLAADQLILGLPFYCHSYYVENRQIDDNTHYPGLHVAVLDANISSQISYDEAYQRYGDQLFNQAIHESKNGRQATTFYGLIPLENTSKTRFLSCDSPQSVLAKIDYVEGNNSLANKTKETVRLGGVSFWSLQQDLPFSSEKSLLRALTLGFSERGEP